The proteins below are encoded in one region of Aquisphaera giovannonii:
- a CDS encoding type II toxin-antitoxin system VapC family toxin: protein MHKVLLDTDILSEVLRGVNPTVAGHAGAYRSVFGHFTISVITVMEMAKGFQKAGRPEKIAALATLLATEEIVDFDRAAADQAGRIWGDLERTGQPIGLADPMIAAVALRHGLELVTGNTAHYQRVQQLGYPLTLANWRN from the coding sequence ATGCATAAGGTTCTCCTCGACACCGACATCCTCTCCGAGGTCCTCCGCGGCGTAAATCCGACCGTGGCCGGCCATGCCGGCGCGTACCGGAGCGTGTTCGGACACTTCACGATCTCCGTCATCACCGTCATGGAGATGGCGAAGGGCTTCCAGAAGGCCGGGAGGCCGGAGAAGATCGCGGCCCTGGCCACCCTCCTTGCCACCGAGGAGATCGTGGATTTCGACCGGGCGGCCGCGGACCAGGCGGGCCGCATCTGGGGGGACCTCGAGCGCACCGGGCAGCCCATCGGCCTGGCCGATCCGATGATCGCGGCCGTCGCCCTGCGCCACGGCTTGGAGCTGGTCACCGGCAACACCGCCCATTACCAGAGGGTCCAGCAGCTCGGCTATCCGCTGACGCTCGCGAACTGGCGAAACTGA